Proteins from one Mixophyes fleayi isolate aMixFle1 chromosome 9, aMixFle1.hap1, whole genome shotgun sequence genomic window:
- the LOC142101905 gene encoding leucine-rich repeat-containing protein 73-like: protein MALGEGSRRSDVELSDSSDSSGTHASTANHRAAAFSNDVRSLPVPEQQVAAERQIQDGEEIADACSHISGAEVAGEDDLVCQISDLTTVLRECDEVDQLVLRNTGMTDSLLRRLAPAIAGSKSEVESINLNLNDISPDGAETIIHLLRKKPSIKSVLLYGNQLGDEGITTLTRGLSELWRIDSISRFQLSELDIGGNQLGREGLRSVASFLQLNPPLRHLGLAHSAVLTWDSWQELFDAIKTNTNLTHLLLDENSLGDAGARLVAEVIQVNRRLLAIDLDSNEIGEEGGRAIMETLASNTGSALTNISLDNNSISTGTREIIAKLLSLNTNNGDLL from the exons ATGGCGCTGGGAGAAGGGAGCAGGCGCTCAGACGTGGAACTGAGTGATTCCAGCGACAGCAGTGGAACCCACGCCTCCACAG CAAATCATAGGGCCGCTGCATTCTCCAACGATGTCAGATCACTACCGGTGCCTGAGCAGCAGGTGGCAGCAGAGAGGCAGATACAGGATGGGGAGGAGATAGCGGATGCCTGCAGTCATATATCAGGAGCGGAGGTGGCGGGTGAAGATGATCTTGTGTGCCAG ATCTCAGACCTGACGACTGTCCTCCGAGAGTGTGATGAAGTGGACCAGCTGGTCCTTAGGAATACCGGCATGACGGACTCGCTGCTTCGACGCCTGGCTCCAGCAATCGCGGGCAGCAAGTCGGAGGTGGAGAGTATCAACCTAAACCTCAATGATATCAGCCCTGATGGAGCAGAGACCATCATCCACCTGCTGCGGAAGAAACCTTCTATCAAGAGTGTCCT GTTATATGGGAACCAGTTAGGCGATGAAGGCATAACAACCCTTACGAGAGGTCTATCAGAGCTATGGAGAATAGACAGTATCTCTCGCTTTCAGCTATCAGAACTGGACATTGGGGGTAATCAGCTGGGCAGAGAAGGTCTCAGAAGTGTAGCCTCCTTCCTTCAGCTCAATCCACCTCTCCGACACCTGGGCCTGGCCCACAGCGCCGTCCTGACCTGGGACTCCTGGCAGGAACTGTTTGATGCCATAAAAACGAACACAAACCTCACCCACCTACTGCTGGATGAGAACAGCCTCGGTGACGCGGGGGCCAGGCTGGTGGCAGAGGTCATACAGGTGAACCGACGGCTGCTCGCCATCGACTTGGACAGCAATGAGATTGGGGAGGAAGGAGGCCGTGCCATCATGGAAACCTTGGCGTCCAATACTGGCAGTGCGCTTACAAACATAAGCTTAGATAACAACTCAATCAGTACGGGAACCAGGGAGATCATAGCGAAATTGCTGTCACTAAACACAAATAATGGTGACTTATTGTGA
- the PSMD5 gene encoding 26S proteasome non-ATPase regulatory subunit 5, protein MAAAIEELLAALSGSGDPIEELRTLKTAALALPLSALRERGPQLRLGGIFSLMDVADREQTALCVAILERFFQALEPIHIARTYNEELRRGLYHTDDSVKLLAISQVGRIVECPEAITAILNSLDLLKQIILCIGGDKISVAKEAIKSLSKIAHTTSGLDVLFGTNLLTDLKSVMTISDIVRYRVYELLVEISSVSAESLDFCVKSGILPQLLEELTGDDVLLRVTCTETVTMLAGSLHGRQYLAQQGILDKISNMILGADSDPFSGLYLPGLVKFFGNLAIMDSPQQICEHYPAFLTKVFDMVEGHENTLIGVAVDTLGVLGSTIEGKQVLQKTGIRFNNVCRRIGQHAKNAPTELRVRCLDSISSLMFLPLDEHTDDLLAMSESWFKCLSPHPMELFQSMATQPFPELHCGALKVLTAVANQPWAQKMMIDSPGFIEYVIDRSVDPDKDSKDAKFELVKALVNSKTSMEVLGNQHYLRLRAYLREGPYYVKAVSTVAVEGSE, encoded by the exons ATGGCGGCGGCCATAGAGGAGCTGCTGGCTGCCCTGTCTGGCTCTGGAGATCCCATAGAGGAGCTGAGGACGCTGAAAACAGCGGCCCTGGCTCTGCCCCTGAGCGCCCTGAGAGAGAGGGGCCCCCAGCTCCGCCTGGGCGGCATCTTCTCCCTGATGGACGTGGCTGACAG AGAACAGACTGCTCTGTGTGTGGCCATATTGGAGAGATTCTTCCAGGCTCTGGAACCAATTCACATCGCCAGAACTTATAATGAGGAACTTCGGAGGGGATTGTATCATACTGACGATTCTGTGAAGCTCCTAGCCATATCACAG GTTGGGAGAATTGTGGAGTGTCCAGAGGCTATAACAGCGATACTGAACAGCTTGGACCTGCTGAAACAGATCATCCTGTGTATTGGAGGGGACAAGATTTCTGTAGCTAAGGAG GCGATTAAATCTCTTTCGAAAATCGCTCATACCACGAGTGGGTTAGATGTGCTGTTTGGGACCAACTTGCTGACGGACTTAAAGTCTGTTATGACGATCAGTGATATTGTACGATACAGAGTGTATGAG TTATTGGTTGAGATTTCGTCTGTGTCTGCAGAGTCTTTAGACTTCTGTGTAAAGAGCGGGATCTTACCTCAGTTACTGGAAGAACTGACGGGAGACGACGTTCTGCTCAG AGTAACCTGCACAGAGACGGTCACCATGTTGGCTGGCTCACTCCACGGGCGCCAGTACCTGGCACAGCAAGGAATCCTCGATAAAATATCCAATATGATCCTGGGGGCAGACTCTGATCCCTTCTCGGGCTTATATTTGCCAG GATTAGTAAAATTCTTTGGTAACTTGGCTATTATGGACAGTCCCCAGCAAATCTGTGAGCACTACCCCGCGTTCCTCACAAAGGTCTTTGATATGGTCGAGGGCCACGAAAACACTCTGATAGGGGTCGCCGTGGACACACTTGGAGTTCTGGGCTCTACCATAGAAGGAAAACAAGTTCTGCAGAAGACGG GGATCAGATTTAATAACGTTTGTCGGAGAATCGGACAACATGCAAAAAATGCCCCCACAGAGCTGAGAGTCCGATGTTTAGATTCCATCTCCTCCCTCATGTTCCTGCCA CTAGATGAGCACACTGATGATCTCCTAGCAATGTCTGAATCCTGGTTTAAATGCCTATCGCCCCATCCCATGGAACTATTCCAAAGCATGGCCACCCAGCCATTCCCCGAACTGCACTGCGGCGCTCTGAAAGTCCTCACG GCTGTCGCCAACCAGCCCTGGGCACAGAAGATGATGATTGACAGTCCAGGGTTCATAGAATATGTCATAGACCGAAGCGTCGACCCGGACAAAGATTCAAAGGATGCCAAATTTGAGTTGGTAAAAGCTCTGGTGAACTCTAAAACCTCAATGGAAGTGCTTGGCAATCAGCATTACCTGAGACTGCGCGCCTATCTCCGGGAGGGACCCTATTATGTAAAAGCCGTTTCTACCGTGGCCGTAGAAGGGTCGGAATAG
- the LOC142101728 gene encoding uncharacterized protein LOC142101728, whose translation MISKDPGIMGQLPCLYLKCTSMIMNTMNFSIDYSAPFIPNLLKSSGNNSVTKRTSQLNSPSQQKFSKSGYQVSQTDYDSNNKIIPQALNKPTNVRMSLQYLGTGISVTNEVIKPKDELSMFQQVCGGESICVFKGYVSPGDTFQIISRRHYGYPFSASIYINGLIAARISWCCEYRNHVGFQQGRRGCFRITQLSGGKPCNRCAEFNSQKKYQIKPGGECSVARTCERSVTSQEKEKTMGTMELMTWSTQSLYTAPSNKQPATPEVHEPPARRRRRVKKKTTPKEESDSEQENKLYNKYQRPRKPHLRDSRKCGNVSSLGQHKDKEAEHSGKSAVNDGNAELAATQRPGETRGYSEGQEDQYSTPSGTASSAQKHCTDSVRLHAEQHDGSE comes from the exons ATGATCAGCAAAGATCCCGGGATCATGGGTCAATTACCGTGTCTTTATCTGAAATGTACATCCATGATCATGAACACAATGAACTTCAGCATCGACTACTCAGCGCCCTTCATCCCTAATTTACTAAAGAGTTCTGGCAACAATTCGGTAACGAAACGGACTTCGCAGCTAAATTCTCCATCACAGCAGAAATTCTCCAAGTCCGGATATCAG GTTTCACAGACCGATTATGACTCAAATAACAAAATAATCCCTCAAGCATTAAACAAACCAACAAATGTGAGAATGAGTCTGCAATACCTGGGAACAGGGATCTCGGTGACGAACGAGGTGATAAAGCCAAAGGACGAGCTGAGCATGTTCCAGCAGGTCTGCGGTGGAGAGAGCATCTGCGTGTTTAAGGGTTATGTCAGCCCAGGAG ACACGTTCCAGATAATCTCCAGGCGTCACTATGGATATCCATTCAGCGCCAGCATCTACATCAATGGACTCATAGCGGCTCGGATCAGCTGGTGCTGCGAGTACCGTAACCATGTGGGATTTCAGCAGGGGAGACGAGGGTGTTTCCGAATTACCCAGCTGAGCGGAGGGAAGCCTTGTAACAG GTGTGCGGAGTTTAACAGTCAAAAGAAATATCAGATAAAACCGGGAGGAGAATGTTCAGTGGCTCGGACTTGTGAGAGGTCTGTCACCAGCCAAGAGAAGG AGAAGACGATGGGCACAATGGAGTTAATGACATGGAGCACACAAAGTCTCTACACCGCTCCGTCCAACAAACAGCCCGCCACCCCAGAGGTCCACGAGCCCCCTGCCAGGAGGCGGAGGAGGGTGAAGAAAAAGACAACCCCAAAGGAAGAGTCGGACTCCGAGCAAGAGAATAAACTGTATAACAAATATCAGAGACCCAGGAAACCCCACCTTAGAG ATTCTCGAAAATGCGGCAATGTTTCTTCACTCGGGCAGCATAAGGACAAGGAAGCGGAGCACTCTGGGAAAAGTGCAGTGAATGATGGAAACGCAGAATTAGCAGCGACTCAGAGACCTGGTGAAACCAGAGGTTACAGTGAAGGTCAGGAAGATCAATACTCAACGCCTTCAGGAACAGCGAGTTCAGCGCAGAAACACTGCACGGATAGCGTCAGACTTCATGCAGAGCAACATGACGGCAGTGAGTAA